The following are from one region of the Haloactinomyces albus genome:
- a CDS encoding GGDEF domain-containing protein, translating to MSDAWLVGRAHELNAVAQHSNGPNQLSTIREADRLLAEAQQRGDPRVIAQITRHCAAMRLTTPGLSDSADPLLDELLAHTRRHGLDVLEADARALRGRQSALAGNPDNALSELAQALATLDDELIPDTMLGRRSWERLLATALIDIGLVLTQLGVYEMANEVMARAHHRIRESGGPHDIAVHMINRCRMLLGWGLRLERADKDDEASERFATASAIALAVEGPWRESLFPRVASKPAADQMPVLGAAHALARPSPEHIGRLELLSSPERATYPREKIMVALALARCLTRADRGHDAVEVLARTRETIVREATEPSLRISLLREYAHLTELSSLDAKQALQDYVAELEDKLWGTRQTRSSTLETRLAHSKLARAHGAIARQALQDPLTGLPNRRALDGRLEALLEQPDSQPLSVALVDLDGFKEVNDQGSHAEGDDVLRVIASTLQDTLRADDLVARYGGDEFVVLLPGVTLTAAETALGRAVGAVSGLAASHTRGVTLSIGVVSMRPQESGSQVLARADAAMYRSKRQGGNQVSACSAETDTSVPARPQAWIPPEEI from the coding sequence ATGTCCGACGCGTGGCTGGTCGGACGCGCACACGAACTGAACGCCGTCGCGCAGCACAGCAACGGTCCGAATCAGCTCTCGACGATTCGCGAGGCCGACCGACTACTCGCCGAAGCCCAGCAGCGGGGCGACCCCCGCGTCATCGCCCAGATCACCCGGCACTGTGCTGCGATGCGGCTGACCACACCCGGCCTGAGCGACAGTGCCGACCCCCTGCTCGACGAGTTGCTCGCGCACACCCGCAGGCACGGACTCGACGTGCTGGAAGCCGACGCGCGCGCCCTGCGGGGGCGCCAATCGGCTCTGGCGGGCAACCCGGACAACGCACTGAGCGAGCTCGCGCAGGCTCTGGCCACACTCGACGACGAACTGATCCCCGACACCATGCTCGGGCGTCGTTCCTGGGAGCGGCTACTGGCCACCGCACTCATCGACATCGGTCTCGTGCTCACCCAGCTCGGCGTCTACGAGATGGCCAACGAGGTCATGGCCCGTGCCCATCACCGGATCCGGGAAAGCGGCGGGCCGCACGACATCGCCGTACACATGATCAACCGTTGTCGGATGTTGCTGGGATGGGGACTGCGGCTGGAACGTGCCGACAAGGACGACGAGGCCTCCGAGCGCTTCGCCACCGCTTCGGCCATCGCGCTCGCCGTCGAGGGACCGTGGCGGGAATCGCTGTTTCCGCGAGTGGCGAGCAAGCCCGCCGCCGACCAGATGCCGGTGCTCGGTGCCGCACACGCACTGGCGCGTCCGAGCCCGGAGCACATCGGACGTCTGGAGCTGCTGAGCTCACCGGAACGGGCGACCTATCCGCGGGAGAAGATCATGGTCGCGCTCGCGCTCGCGCGGTGCCTGACTCGTGCCGACCGGGGCCACGATGCGGTCGAGGTACTGGCCCGGACACGCGAGACCATCGTTCGCGAGGCCACCGAACCAAGCCTGCGGATTTCACTGCTCCGCGAATATGCCCATCTCACCGAGTTGAGCAGTCTCGACGCCAAGCAGGCATTGCAGGACTACGTCGCCGAGCTCGAGGACAAACTGTGGGGAACGCGTCAGACACGCAGCTCCACGCTGGAGACGCGGCTGGCGCACTCCAAGCTGGCCCGTGCGCACGGTGCGATCGCGCGGCAGGCGCTGCAGGATCCGCTGACCGGTCTGCCGAACCGGCGCGCCCTCGACGGTCGGTTGGAAGCCCTGCTCGAACAGCCCGATTCCCAGCCGCTGTCGGTGGCGCTGGTCGATCTCGACGGGTTCAAGGAAGTCAACGACCAGGGCTCCCACGCCGAGGGAGACGATGTCCTGCGGGTGATCGCGAGCACCCTGCAGGACACACTGCGCGCCGACGACCTGGTGGCCCGGTACGGCGGTGACGAGTTCGTCGTCCTCCTTCCCGGAGTCACCCTCACAGCGGCCGAAACCGCGCTCGGAAGGGCTGTCGGAGCCGTCTCCGGTCTGGCGGCATCGCACACGCGAGGCGTGACGTTGTCGATCGGAGTGGTCTCGATGCGTCCGCAGGAGTCCGGCAGTCAGGTTCTCGCACGCGCCGACGCCGCGATGTACCGATCGAAACGCCAGGGCGGAAACCAGGTATCGGCCTGCTCCGCCGAAACGGATACGAGCGTCCCGGCCCGGCCCCAGGCCTGGATCCCTCCCGAGGAGATCTGA
- a CDS encoding alpha/beta fold hydrolase: MYDRRGINRWVTTGDGLSLAVRESGDPDRPTVVCVHGYPDNSSIWEDVAGHLSERFHVVRYDVRGAGESAKPRGLRAYQLDRLAADLGAVIDAVSPRYPVHLLAHDWGSIQSWHAVTGGLSARIASYTSISGPCLDHAAHWMRSRLRPHPRALRELLSQLVRSGYIGFFHLAPLPELLWRTGFGRRMLDRLEHLGLAGDEKPVRPHRRLPDLLHGLKLYRANMRGRFTAPQHRSTSVPVQVLAPTGDVFVSVPLQTGISCWVDELRVRTVAGGHWIPRGRPGVVADYTARHIDRVGDGQRHLGDSPRQES, encoded by the coding sequence ATGTATGACAGACGGGGAATCAACAGGTGGGTAACCACCGGCGACGGGTTGTCGCTGGCGGTGCGCGAGAGCGGCGATCCGGACCGGCCGACAGTGGTGTGTGTGCACGGCTATCCGGACAACAGTTCGATCTGGGAGGACGTGGCCGGGCACCTGTCCGAGCGCTTCCACGTCGTGCGCTACGACGTCCGGGGAGCAGGCGAGTCCGCCAAACCCCGTGGTCTCCGGGCATATCAACTCGACCGGCTCGCCGCGGACCTCGGCGCCGTGATCGACGCGGTGAGTCCGCGATACCCGGTACATCTGCTCGCCCACGACTGGGGCTCCATTCAGTCCTGGCACGCGGTAACCGGCGGGCTCTCGGCGCGTATCGCCTCCTACACGTCGATTTCCGGCCCTTGCCTGGACCATGCCGCGCACTGGATGCGCTCCCGGCTGCGGCCACATCCCCGCGCGCTGCGTGAGTTGCTGAGCCAATTGGTGCGTTCCGGCTACATCGGGTTTTTCCACCTCGCACCGTTGCCCGAGCTGCTGTGGCGCACCGGCTTCGGTCGCCGGATGCTGGACCGGCTGGAACACCTGGGCCTTGCCGGAGACGAGAAACCGGTACGGCCCCACCGGCGGTTACCGGATCTGCTGCACGGTCTCAAGCTGTATCGGGCCAACATGCGCGGACGATTCACCGCACCGCAGCATCGATCGACGAGCGTGCCGGTGCAGGTACTGGCTCCGACCGGGGATGTGTTCGTCTCCGTGCCGCTACAGACCGGGATCTCGTGCTGGGTCGATGAGCTGCGGGTGCGCACTGTCGCGGGGGGACACTGGATTCCCCGTGGTCGACCGGGGGTCGTTGCCGACTACACCGCCCGGCACATCGACCGCGTCGGTGACGGCCAACGACATCTCGGCGACAGCCCGCGACAGGAGTCGTGA
- a CDS encoding Nramp family divalent metal transporter, with product MSADVTSEGPATTGWRARLTQIGPGVMAAATGVGAGDLVATMVAGSRYGYTLFWAVVVGTVFKLALGEAVGRWHLSSDRTLLSGWRTLGRWATGYFGVYVVLWGFVYGATAMSASALPLNAMFPALSVRYWAMLCGLAGLALVWFGRYALLEKVMTVLIGVMFVTVVATAILVGPNLTALGGGLVPSLPDGSIVYALGLMGGVGGTITMAAYGYWTFAKGWRSPKWLPFMRTDNATGYLTTGIFVVAMLVIGSELLLGRRIIEGDEGLLYLADTLAADYGQWARIPFLVGFLSVTFTSLIGVWNGVSLLFADWWRTWRLPREAKPETAGDYTHKAGERSTSFRLYLLWLTFPPMALLFLDRPFQLTIIYGVLGALFMPFLAGTLLVLLNSPTLMPAQQRSRWLSNTVLALCLVLFVTLAVNELVGLLT from the coding sequence ATGTCTGCCGATGTGACCTCCGAAGGTCCGGCCACCACGGGCTGGCGTGCCCGGCTCACCCAGATCGGTCCCGGTGTCATGGCGGCGGCCACCGGGGTGGGCGCGGGGGATCTGGTGGCCACGATGGTCGCCGGATCACGCTACGGTTACACGCTGTTCTGGGCCGTGGTCGTCGGAACGGTGTTCAAGCTCGCACTCGGCGAGGCCGTCGGCCGCTGGCACCTGAGTTCGGATCGCACGCTCCTGTCGGGTTGGCGCACGCTGGGGCGCTGGGCCACCGGCTACTTCGGTGTCTATGTCGTGCTTTGGGGATTCGTCTACGGTGCCACCGCCATGTCGGCTTCGGCGCTTCCGCTCAACGCGATGTTCCCCGCGTTGTCGGTGCGGTACTGGGCGATGCTGTGCGGTCTGGCGGGGCTGGCGCTGGTGTGGTTCGGGCGCTACGCCCTGCTCGAGAAGGTCATGACCGTGCTGATCGGGGTCATGTTCGTGACGGTCGTGGCCACGGCGATTCTCGTCGGCCCGAACCTCACGGCGCTGGGCGGCGGATTGGTGCCGTCACTGCCGGACGGGTCGATCGTCTATGCGCTCGGGTTGATGGGCGGTGTTGGTGGCACGATCACGATGGCCGCATACGGGTACTGGACCTTCGCCAAGGGTTGGCGGTCGCCGAAGTGGCTGCCGTTCATGCGTACCGACAACGCGACCGGCTACCTCACCACGGGGATCTTCGTGGTCGCGATGCTCGTGATCGGGTCCGAACTCCTGCTCGGGCGGCGGATCATCGAGGGCGACGAGGGCCTGCTGTACCTGGCCGACACACTGGCCGCCGACTATGGGCAGTGGGCGCGGATCCCGTTCCTGGTCGGTTTCCTCTCCGTGACGTTCACCTCGCTGATCGGGGTCTGGAACGGGGTGAGCCTGTTGTTCGCCGACTGGTGGCGAACGTGGCGCCTGCCCCGGGAGGCGAAGCCGGAGACAGCAGGTGACTACACCCACAAGGCCGGGGAGCGCAGCACCTCTTTCCGGCTCTACCTCCTGTGGCTGACGTTCCCGCCGATGGCGCTGCTGTTCCTGGACCGGCCGTTCCAGCTCACCATCATCTACGGGGTGCTGGGCGCGCTGTTCATGCCCTTCCTGGCCGGAACGTTGCTGGTGCTGCTGAACTCCCCGACGCTGATGCCCGCACAGCAACGTTCGCGGTGGCTGTCGAACACGGTGTTGGCGTTGTGCCTGGTGCTGTTCGTGACGTTGGCGGTGAACGAGCTGGTGGGCCTGCTGACCTGA
- a CDS encoding ribose-phosphate diphosphokinase codes for MSATPKKSLKLVSGRSHPELAEEVAKQLDVTVTPQAAYEFANGEIFVRYDESVRGCDVFVIQAHSHPLNDAIMEQLVMVDALKRGSAKRITVVMPFYGYARQDKKHKGREPISARLMADLFKTAGADRILTIDLHTDQIQGFFDGPVDHLLAQTVLSDYVRDTYTDEAITVVSPDSGRVRVAEKWADNLGGTPLAFIHKTRDPSKPNQVVANRVVGDVEGRLCVLVDDMIDTGGTITKATEQLLEAGAKDVIIASTHAVLSGPAVERLSSCGAKEVVLTNTLPIPEDKKFDKLTVLSVAPLVARAIQEVFEDGSVTSLFNGHA; via the coding sequence ATGTCTGCGACTCCGAAGAAGAGCCTGAAGCTTGTCTCCGGCCGCAGCCACCCGGAACTTGCCGAGGAGGTGGCCAAGCAGCTCGACGTGACCGTCACGCCGCAGGCCGCCTACGAGTTCGCCAACGGTGAGATCTTCGTCCGGTATGACGAGTCGGTCCGCGGCTGCGATGTGTTCGTCATCCAGGCCCACAGCCACCCGCTCAACGATGCGATCATGGAACAGCTGGTCATGGTGGATGCCCTCAAGCGCGGCAGCGCCAAGCGCATCACCGTGGTCATGCCGTTCTACGGGTACGCCCGCCAGGACAAGAAGCACAAGGGTCGCGAGCCGATCTCGGCACGACTGATGGCGGACCTGTTCAAGACCGCCGGTGCGGACCGGATCCTGACGATCGACCTGCACACGGACCAGATTCAGGGCTTCTTCGACGGACCCGTCGACCACCTGCTTGCCCAGACCGTGCTGTCGGACTACGTTCGCGACACCTACACCGACGAGGCGATCACAGTGGTCTCGCCGGACTCCGGCCGGGTGCGTGTCGCCGAGAAGTGGGCCGACAATCTCGGGGGGACCCCGCTGGCGTTCATCCACAAGACCCGCGATCCCAGCAAGCCCAATCAGGTCGTGGCCAACCGCGTCGTCGGTGACGTCGAAGGACGACTGTGCGTGCTGGTCGACGACATGATCGACACCGGCGGCACGATCACCAAGGCCACCGAACAATTGCTGGAGGCCGGTGCGAAGGACGTCATCATCGCCTCCACCCACGCGGTGCTCTCCGGCCCGGCGGTCGAACGGCTGTCCTCCTGCGGTGCCAAGGAGGTCGTGCTGACCAACACCCTGCCGATCCCCGAGGACAAGAAGTTCGACAAGCTCACGGTGCTTTCGGTGGCCCCACTGGTGGCACGGGCCATCCAGGAGGTCTTCGAGGATGGCTCGGTGACCAGCCTGTTCAACGGCCACGCCTGA
- a CDS encoding thioesterase family protein, with protein MNMFVRLVVLGIRARLRGHIDPLGPCRTPFRVLPTDLDLLGHMNNGVYFSVFDLARVDLMTRSGLLGKLRERGWYPVVTAETASFRRSLKPFRRFDVHTRIVGWDERHLYLEHRVVTGGKLATTAMIQARFLSRTGERIAPERLIDLLDDSPARPELPDWVADWSAASYEHSREHAHLQ; from the coding sequence ATGAACATGTTCGTGCGTCTCGTCGTGCTCGGCATCAGGGCCCGCCTGCGCGGCCACATCGACCCGCTCGGTCCCTGCCGAACGCCGTTTCGCGTACTTCCCACCGATCTCGACCTGCTGGGACACATGAACAACGGTGTCTACTTCTCCGTCTTCGACCTCGCCCGGGTCGATCTGATGACACGCTCGGGACTACTCGGAAAACTCCGCGAACGCGGTTGGTACCCGGTCGTCACCGCCGAGACCGCTTCGTTTCGGCGATCGTTGAAGCCCTTCCGGCGCTTCGACGTGCACACTCGCATCGTCGGCTGGGACGAGCGGCACCTCTACCTCGAGCACCGGGTCGTCACCGGTGGCAAGCTCGCCACGACCGCGATGATCCAGGCGCGGTTTCTCTCCCGTACCGGTGAACGCATCGCACCCGAGAGGCTGATCGACCTGCTGGACGACAGTCCGGCCCGACCGGAACTGCCCGACTGGGTCGCCGACTGGAGCGCGGCGAGCTACGAGCACAGCCGGGAACACGCTCACCTGCAGTAA
- a CDS encoding TetR family transcriptional regulator produces the protein MTGKERRQQLLDIARALFAEKGFDGASIEEIAHRADVSKPVVYEHFGGKEGIYAVVVDREMQNLLDSIISALSAGHPRELLEQAACALLDYIDNSTDGFRILVRDSPVASTSGTFSSLLNDIASQVEHIFALQFSAKGYDPKLAPLYSQALVGMVALTGQWWLEVNKPKKEAVAAHLVNLAWNGLSHLEHKPGMRTRR, from the coding sequence ATGACCGGCAAGGAGCGCCGTCAGCAACTGCTCGACATCGCCAGGGCGCTGTTCGCGGAGAAGGGCTTCGACGGTGCCTCCATCGAGGAGATCGCCCACCGCGCCGATGTCTCCAAGCCCGTGGTCTACGAGCATTTCGGCGGCAAGGAAGGCATCTACGCCGTGGTCGTCGATCGCGAGATGCAGAACCTGCTGGATTCGATCATCTCCGCGCTTTCCGCCGGACACCCGCGCGAACTGCTGGAGCAGGCGGCGTGTGCGCTGCTGGACTACATCGACAACTCCACCGACGGGTTCCGCATCCTGGTGCGGGACTCCCCGGTGGCCAGTACGAGCGGCACGTTCTCCAGCCTGCTCAACGACATCGCCAGCCAGGTCGAGCACATTTTCGCGCTGCAGTTCAGCGCGAAGGGCTATGATCCGAAACTCGCTCCGCTCTACAGTCAGGCCTTGGTCGGGATGGTCGCGCTGACCGGCCAGTGGTGGCTGGAGGTGAACAAGCCGAAGAAGGAAGCGGTCGCCGCGCACTTGGTGAATCTGGCCTGGAACGGCCTGTCGCATCTGGAGCACAAGCCCGGTATGCGCACGCGGCGATAG
- a CDS encoding acyl-CoA desaturase — MTAATESADPAASRSSAGSGPKPLTMGDKPRIAQVSVYVFVLVPLVALIAAIPAAWGWGLGTVDISLAVVFYVASGLGVTVGFHRLFTHGSFKTNRAVKIALAISGMTAVQGPVITWVADHRRHHAYSDRDGDPHSPWRFGSSPAALAKGFWHAHMGWLFERSLTNVDRFAPDLLKDRVLSRINRLFPLWTVASFVAPAVLGGLITWSWWGALTAFFWAGLVRVSVLHHITWSVNSICHMIGERPFKSRDKASNFWPLAIVSFGESWHNSHHADPTCARHGVRKGQLDISARVIWLFERLGWAWKVRWPNEKRLARITATEHQS, encoded by the coding sequence ATGACTGCAGCAACCGAGAGCGCCGATCCTGCGGCGTCCCGATCCTCCGCCGGTTCCGGTCCGAAGCCGTTGACCATGGGCGATAAGCCCCGGATCGCGCAGGTGTCGGTGTACGTGTTCGTCCTCGTCCCGCTCGTCGCACTGATCGCGGCGATTCCCGCCGCTTGGGGCTGGGGGCTCGGTACGGTGGACATCTCCCTGGCCGTGGTCTTCTACGTCGCCAGCGGCCTCGGCGTCACGGTGGGTTTCCACCGGCTGTTCACCCACGGTTCCTTCAAGACCAACCGTGCCGTGAAGATCGCCTTGGCGATCTCCGGGATGACCGCCGTGCAGGGACCGGTGATCACCTGGGTCGCCGACCACCGACGGCACCACGCCTACTCCGACCGTGATGGCGACCCGCACTCGCCGTGGCGGTTCGGTAGTTCACCGGCTGCGCTGGCCAAAGGGTTCTGGCATGCCCACATGGGTTGGTTGTTCGAGCGCAGCCTGACCAATGTCGACCGCTTCGCGCCCGACCTGCTCAAGGACCGGGTGCTGTCGCGGATCAACCGGTTGTTCCCGTTGTGGACCGTGGCCAGCTTCGTGGCTCCTGCTGTCCTGGGCGGATTGATCACCTGGTCCTGGTGGGGCGCCCTCACGGCCTTCTTCTGGGCGGGACTGGTGCGTGTGTCGGTGCTGCACCACATCACGTGGTCGGTGAACTCGATCTGCCACATGATCGGGGAGCGGCCGTTCAAGAGCCGGGACAAGGCGTCGAACTTCTGGCCGTTGGCGATCGTGTCCTTCGGTGAGTCCTGGCACAACTCGCACCACGCCGATCCCACCTGTGCGCGGCACGGTGTGCGAAAGGGTCAGTTGGACATCTCCGCTCGCGTGATCTGGCTGTTCGAGCGGCTCGGCTGGGCATGGAAGGTGCGTTGGCCGAACGAGAAGCGGCTCGCCCGCATCACGGCGACCGAGCATCAGTCCTGA
- the glmU gene encoding bifunctional UDP-N-acetylglucosamine diphosphorylase/glucosamine-1-phosphate N-acetyltransferase GlmU: MLEGATARPPSDGVSSGSVSTIVLAAGEGTRMRSATPKVLHRLSGRPLIEHAVRAAAGIAPEDLTVVIGHGRQAVGEHLTELADRLDRTISTVVQEQQLGTGHAVSCGMAQLARSGAGTAGTVLVTYGDVPLLDADTLRGLLTEHRDSGNAVTVLSAVVEDPTGYGRMVRDTGGDVTGIVEQKDATSEQAAIQEINSGVYAFDAAFLGDALNRLSTGNAQGELYLTDLVSIARQDGLRAGTLVCADTWLVEGINDRVQLAKLGAELNRRLLLHWMRQGVTVTDPNSAWLDCDVELDQDVVLEPSVQLRAGTTVGAGATIGPETTLTACTVGGGATVVRTQGEQAEVGPGASVGPFAFLRSGTRLDTDAKVGTFVEVKSAEIGPGSKVPHLSYVGDATIGEHTNIGAATVFVNYDGVAKHHTVIGSHSRTGADNMFVAPVHVDDGAYTAAGSVITEDVPPGAMAVARGKQRNIEGWVAKRRPGTTADQAAQRALADRETTTDPTSDAS; this comes from the coding sequence ATGCTCGAGGGCGCAACCGCCCGGCCGCCTTCGGACGGCGTGTCCTCCGGCTCCGTCAGCACCATCGTGCTGGCCGCGGGCGAGGGCACTCGCATGCGATCGGCGACACCGAAGGTGCTGCACCGGCTCTCCGGCAGGCCGCTGATCGAGCACGCCGTCCGCGCCGCCGCCGGAATCGCACCCGAGGACCTGACCGTCGTGATCGGACACGGCAGGCAGGCCGTCGGCGAGCACCTCACGGAACTGGCGGACAGGCTCGATCGCACGATCAGTACCGTGGTCCAGGAGCAGCAGCTCGGCACCGGCCATGCGGTGTCCTGTGGAATGGCACAGCTCGCCCGTTCCGGAGCGGGTACTGCAGGCACGGTGCTGGTGACCTACGGCGATGTCCCACTGCTCGACGCCGACACACTGCGTGGCCTGCTGACCGAGCACCGGGACTCCGGCAACGCGGTCACCGTCCTGTCCGCAGTGGTCGAGGACCCGACCGGGTACGGGCGGATGGTACGCGACACGGGTGGTGACGTCACCGGCATCGTGGAGCAGAAGGACGCCACGTCCGAGCAGGCAGCGATCCAGGAGATCAATTCCGGGGTGTACGCGTTCGACGCGGCCTTCCTCGGGGACGCACTGAACCGGCTTTCCACCGGCAACGCCCAGGGCGAGTTGTACCTCACCGACCTGGTTTCGATCGCCCGCCAGGACGGCCTTCGGGCAGGTACCCTGGTATGTGCCGATACGTGGCTCGTGGAAGGCATCAACGACCGCGTACAGCTGGCCAAGCTGGGAGCGGAGCTCAATCGCAGGCTACTGCTGCACTGGATGCGCCAGGGCGTCACGGTCACGGACCCGAACTCGGCATGGCTGGACTGCGACGTCGAACTCGACCAGGACGTGGTCCTGGAGCCGAGCGTGCAGCTCCGCGCCGGAACCACCGTCGGTGCCGGGGCCACCATCGGCCCCGAAACCACTCTGACGGCCTGTACCGTCGGAGGGGGAGCCACCGTGGTGCGAACCCAGGGCGAGCAGGCCGAGGTCGGCCCCGGTGCATCGGTCGGCCCGTTCGCGTTCCTGCGTTCCGGTACCCGTCTCGATACCGACGCCAAGGTGGGGACCTTCGTCGAAGTCAAAAGCGCCGAGATCGGCCCGGGCAGCAAGGTCCCCCACCTGAGTTACGTCGGAGACGCGACGATCGGCGAGCACACCAACATCGGTGCCGCGACGGTCTTCGTCAACTACGACGGTGTCGCCAAACACCACACGGTGATCGGGTCCCATTCCCGCACCGGCGCGGACAACATGTTCGTCGCCCCGGTGCACGTGGACGACGGCGCTTACACCGCTGCGGGTTCGGTCATCACCGAGGATGTCCCACCGGGCGCTATGGCGGTCGCACGAGGGAAACAACGCAACATCGAGGGCTGGGTGGCCAAGCGCCGACCCGGCACCACCGCCGACCAGGCCGCACAGCGCGCGCTGGCGGACCGAGAAACAACGACCGATCCGACGAGTGACGCCTCGTGA